The genome window CAAGACAGATATGATGTCGGGATAGCTGTATTTCAAAACAACCTCTTTGAAAATCTTAAATTTACTGAGACCTATCATTTCAGCTGCCTGTATATAAACCGTAGGGGTCAATTTTACCACATCGGCAACCATCTGAACAATATAAAAAAGGATAGCCAGAAATATTAATATGATCTTAGCCATCTCGCCAATACCAAACCAGATAATAATTAAACTAATAAATGCGGTTGGCGGAATATACCTGAATGCTGAATTAAGTGGAAGTATCGCAGCCCGAAATTTCAAAAAAACACCGGCAACACTACCTATCGCCACTCCGACTATACTTGCAAATGCGAAGGCAGTGACTATTCTAAGCAACGAAATACCGCAGGCGATTATAAAATCTTTAGTGGAACATAATAAAATGATTTGCTTAAAACTCGCAAACGGTGTGGGAAGATAGGTTAGACTAATCATGTTGGAAAAACACAAAATCTCCCAAACGATCAAAAGCATTGAAAAGGGCATTATAGCGAGCAATAACCTGTCTCTTGCATTTAGCGTGTCAAAAAAAACAAAGAATTTTTGCGTTTTCGAACGTCTCAGATGAATAACGAATACGCACAGGAAAGCTAAAGAAGACAGTATTAAAATAAACAGATCCGGATTCAACATCTACTATTTGATAAAGTCTCCAATAATCAATCCGCTTCCGCTAACCTTTTTATTGATCAATCCCTGGCGATACCAAATTTCTGAAGCACTTTCAAAAAGTTGCTTTGCTTTCCGGCCACTGTCAGCCAACAACCAGTTTTGGTTTAACGCTTTATCAGCGTAAACAATCTCTGATGCCATATTTGGAAATTCTTTACTCGGGATTTTCATCGCGTCCGCCATGATTTTATAAGACTCATCGGGATGACTTTTGATATACTCCACACTCTTTAACCATCCTGCAATGAACACTTGAATATCGCCTTTGCGATTCGCAAGTACACCATCGTTGAATTCTATAGCATCGACAAGAATGCCAGGTTTGGATTTTGTATCCACGAGAATCTTACCTTTTCCTGATTGAACAATTTGGGTAATATTAGGTTCCCAGGTGACTGCGCCGTCTACATTACCTGAGAGAAAGGCTTCACCCGCCTTTCCTGGATCATCAACCTGGACCGAAGTGATATCGTTCATGGTTAATCCATTTTCCTTTAATAAAGTCAGCAGAAAGAAGTGGGACGGCGAGCCTCTTGTAAATGCTATTTTTTTGCTTTTAAGTTGCGCTACCGCCTGGATGGACGGCTTAACAATAATACCATCGGCCCCGTTTGATTGATCGGTTATTAAAGCTAGTTTTCCTGATATGCCGTGCGCAATATCAAAGGCATAGCTATCTATTGTTCCAATAGTAGCTTGCGTTTTACCCGACACATACGCCGCCTGCCTGGCGTTGAAATCGTCGATAATATAAAACTTTACGTCTAAATCCTTAAAAAAACCTTTCTTGATTCCTATATAACCAGGTGCGAAACCGGGCCATGTAGCGATTCCTATCGAAAACGCCGGCTTTTTTTCCGGAGTATGTGTACAAGACGACACCGTGAATATTATGGCAATCACATATAACGTCTTAAAAGTATTTTTGGTGAGGTAGCGCCACATAAGCTTACAATTTGATTTTCGTACTAAATTAATAAAAGACTTAACTAATAATGAAATGTTTTGTCAAAGCAACAGCGATATCTTCAATAAATTCAATCAGTTGACAAAAAGTTTAACGGTCTCGACATTAATATCCTTATCAGCTCACAGTGTCGCACACCGAATTTAGCGCGGCCCTTTTATTTCAGTATAACCGTCGTTGTATTAGCAGCATTGGGTTGCAAAACAATGGTCGGCGTCTGATCCGTCGCTTTATTGGTCAACGTGTCCTTGCCCACGACCTTATAGGCTGAAATGTAATAAAACAACGATTGTAAACCAGTGAAGTTGACCGCACCCTGCGTTCCGGTAACCGAACCTGAAATACTTCCGGCACAGGTATTCCGGTTTTTGGCGAGCAACGCCTTGTCGGAATAGATACAAACATTCGCACCAGGTATGTACGCGCCATACTGGTCGGTGAGCACCACCTGCAGGGAAAACGCAACAGCAGGCAAATCCGGAATGATAGTAATCCTTGCAGTGTTCAGCACCGTACTGCTGAGCGCGCTAATCACAGGCGCCTTATTATCGGTCGTGTGGTTGGATAGGGTATCGGCGACCCGTATGATATAAGACGCCGCATAATAACTGATTGTTGGCTGAAGATTATCAAAGACCACCATGCCATATTGATTCGTTATCCCGCTTTTGACACTGCCGGCTCCCGTACGGCGGTATTTGTTCAGGGTGCTGATATCGCTGAACAAATACACCTGCGCATTATTGACCACCGCATTGGTGTTGTCGGTAACTGTAAGTTGCAATGTCGGACTTGCAGTTACTGTAGGTAGCAATAACAAGGTGTCCCGATCCTTGAACTGGGCATCATTCAAATGAAAGAAAGGCGTCTTTAACTGGTACAGGATGCTTTTTGACGAGCCAGGGATCGTATGATAATAAGTAATATTGAATGTATAGTCACCATCGACCAGCAAAGGAATATCAAATGCGCCATTCGTCAGGCTAAGCGTAAAGTCTGTTGACTGGTCATTACCCTTTTCCAGGGTAAGCTGGGCAGTGGTTGCCGTGTCAGGGTTATTTGTGGTGATGTTTTTATAAAATACCACGCCTCTTATCCGGGCTGTTCCCCCGAAAACTTTATCAGAAGCCGTTTTTTTACAGGTGGCCAAAACAACCACGGTTAGCAAACCGGCAATTATCATTGTATAATTCGTAAACTTTTTCATCATTTAAATGGATTAGCTGTTGGTTTGGCCGTGTTGAACAAGGCATTAAATGCTTCTAAACCGATATTGAGCGAAAAGAAAAATGCCGGCTGGTAATCGTCCTTTTCCTGAAGCGAGCCGCTTACGACGGTCAGCCCCTGTGACTTTCCGTAATGGACGCCTGCAGTGAGGGCAAATCCGCTGAATATCTCCCAACCTGTACCCAACAGGATATTCGCCGCCGGCGCACCCGTGTATAAATACCCGACGTAGGCATAGGGCGCAGCGCCATGCGGAAAGAACCGCTGGCTCTGAATATCCAGCCGCGTTGTAAATATCTGCAGGCCCACAGAGGGTGCCAGCCCGGTGTAATTATTCGTATAGGTTGCTGTATTCGTCGCCGCATTAATCGTATAGTTTTTATTCTGCAGAAAACTATAAACAATGCCTGCTTTGATCCGGAAACGATATAGTTTATTATAACGGTAAGTATAAGCCGTACCTTCAGAATTCAAATTTTTGCTGGTCGCGCTATCGAGTAACTGGTAGCTGACCGTGCTCGGCGCCTTGAACGGGCTTTCATGTGAAACCATTCTCGTCAGGTAATCCGGTGAATTGTCCGGGGTCAGGTGAAAGGGCAAGGCAAGGATACCATTAGCCGCCGGTGCATAGAGATTCTTCAGACTTTCATAGAGGGAAAACACATCATCAAGACCCGGTTTGGGTACCCTGGTAAATAGGGGTTTAGCCGCTTTCATGGCGCGTTGTCCGATCTCGGCACCGGAAGGCGGTACATCATCCGACAGGTTGATGGGTGTAATCGTTGTTTTGAGCATGTACTTAGCCTTTGGTGGTGAATTATCCACAAGAATGTACATGCGCTGGGTCTCATTGATCCCTTTTGCGGGCTCTTTACCTTTCAGTTGAAAATCCTCCAACGCATCGTGATTACGCATAAAGGCATAAAAGGTTTTATTATAATTCCCGGGATTGTTGATATACACGAGGCCTTGATACAGCAGAGAATCGCTGAGTAATGCCGGTTTGTTCAGCTGATTGATCACATCGGAAGAACCCTGCTTTTTAAGGCTTTTCAGCGCAGCATTAGCCGCGTCGATCAAAGCGTCATTGGTCGATTTGGCCGTCAGCAGGTCATCGTAAGCTTTATTCAACGCCGTAATATTACCGGCGCTATTGCTGGTTTTGGACGTATTTTCGACCAATATCAGTTCCGCCGCATTCTTCACCGAATCTTTTTTTAACTTTTTTAGTGTGGCATTTTGTTCGCTGATCTTCTGTCCCAGGCCCACCAGGTTGCCATTGACCAGTGGATTGGCCGATATATTTTGCCCGCCGGATACCCAGGCGAACTGCAGATACCAAGCGATCAGTTCTTTGCCGCTCAAAAAGTCAAACTGGCTGGCCAGGTTAAATAGCTTATCATAGACTAACTTGGTTTTGTCATCCGGAAACAGGCCACCGATATCGGCCTTCATATCCGTTTTGGGGTCCTGTTCTTTTTTGAGTATTTCATCGCTCAACGATTTCAAATCACTTTTGCTAACAATGATCTTCGGATCAGGAACATCCATGGTCGCGACCGAAAGTACCTTGGTCACCTCGGCTTTCAATTTATCGGTATTGATGGCCCAAAGGACTTTGGTCAGCGCGTCACTTTTGCTAATCTGGTCAATAAGCTGAGCCGGGATATTGTTATTCATTCGCAACTCAAATTCAAAGCGGACCGGCCCCTCTTTGAAATGAAAAGGAGGCATACTTCCGCAGTATACATACCAACAGCACTGCGATTGCGGATCAAGCGTTAACGGCTCTTTACACTCACTGATAATATCCAGACCGTTCACATTAACGATCCGTCCGGTTACCGTATAAGAAGGGAATTCCAGCGCGGTCAGCGATGGCACCTGGATCAACGCCAACTCCGCATCTGTATAGGTTTTATCGGTCAGTGCTTTTGATTTATCCTGCAGATCCTTTTCTATCGTTCCGGATGTGATCTGATTTTTCAGATAGGTTTCATTAGCCACGACATATTTATTCAGCTGATCCGCCAGTTTAGCAACCGTTACGCCCAGCAAATGCTTGGCCTCGACACTTTGATCGAGACTGATAGCCGCAAGTATCTTGGAATCGCCCTTATCATTTTTCTCTTCCAGCGCCTTGATCGTCTGGGCGAAACGCTGGTATACCTCAATAACCCGCTTCGTCTTAAAGTCTTTGCCGGTATTAACGACAAAATCGATCTGATCTTCTTTGGTCAGATAGGACGGCGGGGTGGATACCATCTGGCCTTTTTCATTAAACTCGATCCGAATGATCCGTTTCACTTTCTGTGACGGCTTAGGCTTCGCAACAGTAAAAGCGGGAAAGTAACAGACCATGGCAAATAACAGGAAAATGTATTTTGACAGCGACCTGAAAGAGTTCCAATTGTTAGCTAAATAGTTCATTTTATAACGATAAGGGATTAATTAAAAATAAATATCATCATGGTAAATCTGTGAATGGGCGAAACTGGTCACCCGGCAGGGTTACGGACTGGCTGACAAAACAAATGCGCCCCAATAATAAGGGTCGGGAAATGCTGACCGGATGTCAGCCTGTGCCCGGCGCAACGCGGTATGCATTTCATCGCCGCCAAGCCAGTAGGTGTAAAAATGAGCCATCAGCTTTTGGGTGACATCATCGTTGACCCGCCACATACTATATAAAACAGCTCCCGCGCCCGCGGTCTTAAAAGCTCTTTCCAGACTGTAAGTTCCCTCGCCATTTCTGATCAGGTCGCCCTGACCCGTCTCGCAGGCGGAAAGCACAACCAGCGCCGTTTGCCTTAAATCCAGGTTCTCCGCTTCAAACCCGGTTAGCACGCCATCTTCCCGGGTGCTGTCCGCAATATCGGAACCAGCGTTGAGCGTACGGGCAGCTCCGGCGAATAAAAGACCGGTATAGAGCATCGGGTTATCGGCATAACGGCTTCTTTTGTCCTGGGTGGTATCGCCGAGGTAAAAACCATGCGTTGCCAGGTGTAAAACTCCCGGATGGCGGATCCGCTTGACCGCTTGTTCACTGGCTTTTTCAGCAACAAATGTTTCAGGCTGCCAGTGAGCCGCAACCAGAATCTCGTTTAAATGGCTTACTTCCGTTTGAGTCCCCGGCAGATCTTCAATAACGACCCGTGGCGTATCCCCGGCTTTAAACGCATTCATCCCGTAGGCAGGGTTACCGAACAATATGGCCTTACCCGGAGTGCCGGGCAATCTCGAACCCGGCCTTTTCAGCAGATCCGCGCTGCTGGTCAGCAGACGGATATCCAATTCGTCAAAAACAAATTTGCCGGTTTGAGGGTTGCGCAGCGTATTAGGATTGATCAGGTTATAAGCACCATCTGGAGAAAAGTAAACCTTCGTTATCCCTTTCAGCCCCGCCTGCAATTTGGCCCAGAACTGCCCGTACAGCATATCCAGGTCTTTTTGACTGACCAACATACCTTTTACGGGTATAATATCACGAGCTGTACCCTGGCGCTCCACAGAATTTGTGTAGCGCTGCAATACCTGGCCATCCAGTTGTCCCCCATTGTCCAGGGCCACCAGTTGGGGGTGGTCTTTGGTTTCGGAAGTAACAATCAATGCCGCATAACAAATGCTATCCGTACGCTCTCCGGCATAACGGGTATAACGCACCAATTCCACCGCTGCGGAGTTCCCGGATAGTTTTGCCGGGATCGCAGACCAGTCAAGAGCGGCACCGAACTCGCCTCCAAATTCCGCCGCATTCTTTTGCAGGTATTGTTCAAGTTGCCCGATACGCTGTTGCAGCCGGTCGACCTGCATGTCCGTATAATTCGGGGATGTTTTGCCAAGAATATAGGCTTTAGCCAATTGTTCCCGCAGCGATTCCCATTCCCTGAAGTTATTGATCAACAGGGCATTCTTGCTCCCTAAGATATCTACCCTCAACCTTGATGTTGTATTAAACAGCAAACCTTTAAGTAATAATTGAAGGTCATACATTTCAGCCAGCAGCCCCGGCCGGGCACGGCTGCGCGCAACAGCGAAAGAATAAAAAGCATCGAAATGAAAGTCTATCGTGCCTAAATAGAGCCCCTTTTCCTTCTCACTTAAGGCCGGGAAATAAGTTTTGATCTGCCGTATCAGGGTTTTATTGGCCTTGCGAAAATAGCCTTCCGCCTGGTCAGAATCTTTCAGGGCCAGGCAAACAGCCGCCATATTACTTAAAGATGCAATATAGGAAGGATGGTTTTCTCCCAGCGTAGCTAGCCGGATGCTCATCGCCCGCTGATAATCCGCTCGCGCCTTTTCGAATTCACCCCGGTGATGTGCTACCATGGCCAGGTGGTTCAGTGACTCCGCAAGCTCCGCATTGTTCCCGCTGAATAAAGTTTGCCGGATTTCCAGCCCCTTTTCAATATCCGGCGCAGCCTTGTCGTATTGCTTAATCGATAGGTAAAATGCCCCCAGGTTATCCAGACCGGTAGCGTATTCCGGATTTTGCGGACCCAGCTTAGCCAGTTTGATGGCCAGGGCGCGCTGATACAAGCTGTCGGCCTGGGCGGTCAGCCCCTCTTTCTGATAAACAACCGCGAGGTTATTTAAGGTCGTGGCGTAGCTCACCGTAGAATCCCCGCTGGTTTCTTTTTTAATACGCAAAGCCTTAACGAAATAACGGGCTGCTTCGAGATCATTGCCGCGGTCGCTATATAATAAGCCAAGATTATTCCATTCGGTGGCACAGGGCGGGCAAGGAGGTTCATAAGCCTGGTCATAAATGGCCAGCGCCTGCCTGAACAAACGTTCGGCTTTATCAAAAACACCCTTTTCTAAAAACAACATGCCTAGGTTGTTCATAGAAACCGCACAATGCGGATCCTTATCTCCCAACAGGTTGATCTTGACCCTGACAGCCGACTCGAAAAGCGGCTCGGCTTTTTCATACGCACCTATTGAAAAGTACATGCCCGCCAAATTATCCATCGAAGTGGCCGTGATCACACTATTGCTGGTCAGCGTCTTTTCATTGAGGGCAAGCACTTTGACTAGGATGACACCGGCTTCGCGGAAACGCCCTTCGTCCCTGCACAGTAAACCCAGGCTGTTGTAAACCTCAATATATTCCTTTGACAATACGCCCAGTTTTTTCAACCGGATGGCCGATGCCTTTATCAATAAGGGCTCTGCGACGTCATTGTTTCCCAATTGCCGTTCAGCCCGCCCCAGATAATAGGCAGAAGTCGCATAATTCAGATGATCCATCCCGTAAACCTGCCCCGATTTTGCCAAGGCCTTTTTGCCGAGCTGTTCTGCTTCTTTGTACCGGCCTGACTGAAAGGCATCGACAAACGCATCATTCAATTTATTCCATGTCTGTGCCTTTGCCTGTATGGTCAATATCAGCAGGATAACAAGGAATAACGGATATCTTAAATGTGGCGTCATCTTCCAGATTTTTATGTGGAGTTTCAGCGGGTAATTAATACAATACGGGACAACACATTCCAGTCGTCCAGCCGGACCTTCGCTGCCTTGCCGACATCTCTGTCCATCAATTTAGCAAGGCTGCCCGTTGGTCCGGAAAGTGCCGCCTGATTCAACAGGTTGAGTTTGAGGTCACGGGTGGTCCCATATATTTTCAACACGTCAAGGGATGAAGGCTGCCCTGCTCGGACGGTCATCGCTAACGGCACATTGACCGACGTTCCCGGCATAACCGGGTCATTTGCCGCTTGCCCCAGTAACATACCGAGGCTGAAGTTGTCAATGCCGCCATTGTCTTTCAGGTCTAACAGGTTAAAATAAAGGGTATCTGCCGAAGTATTGTTGATCAGTAAATTGATGTTTTCCCCGTTTTTAAATTCATAGTCCGGATGGCCGAGACGTTTGCTTAGGTCCAGATCACGGCTTTTGCTCATCGCCACCGTAAACCTGACCTGGCTGGCCGGGTTCTCTATCTTGAGCACAGCAACCCATTTTTTCCAAAGCGCCAGCTGGGTATTTAGGATATCGTGAATTGAAAGATCGGTAATGATATACCCGGACAACGCCCTGCCAGCTTTACCGGGTAAATACAGTTGAACGCTATCTTTGACCGTAAGGAGGATGAGGTCTGCCTTATCTCTCCCTTCCTCTACGGATTTATCCGCCAGCAAGGATTTTTTCAAACCTGCCAAAACAGCACTGTTCCAGTTTCCCTGGAAAGCAATGTTCATTACACTTTGGTAATCGTGTTCCACCTCCCGTGCCTTGGAGTTTCTGACGCTGACCATACCGTTCAGGATCTTTGCCTTTGATTTGAAGGCCTCCGTTGACATAATTTCCACCTGGGCAACGGGTTTAACCGCACCGGGGTCCAGCGTTCCAGGCGGATAGACATTAAATACCGATCCGATTTCCATTCCTGTGGCGCGTCCCTCAGAAAGTTCCACCATTTGACCGCTTAGTGGCGTAACGTAAACAAACGAGGGGACCGAAGGAGCCGTTTCCCCGAATATCCGGGAATTTTGGTGATCGCCCAATAACTGGGGCGTCTGGTCATCGATATGAGTCCGTACGTCATTTTTGACATTTTCTATGACATCCGGCCATAAAACAGCACCATCAGCTTTCTTGAGTTCTTTAATCAGGAAAAAGGTAAAAGCCCCGTATACTGTCCCGTTATCAATATATTCATGCGATAATTCGTCAGATTGGCACCCGGAAAGCAGCACATAGGGAAAAGACCTCCTGGAATTAACAAACAGTCTGGTGCCAGTCATTCGCAAGCTGTCTTGATGCGACAGGATCGCGGGAATAAAGCGGGGTCTGAGCCTATTGGTTTTGACACTCAGGAAGCGGGTAGCTCCTGCCGAATGACAGGCATCCAGGATAACAGTCAGGTTTGACGTTACCTTCGTAATAGCATTCAGCCACCCATCCATGTCGCTGTCGAGTATGGAGGTCTCCTTGGCCATGTCGTAGGTATTCACATAATCGGATGGGATCAGTGTTTCATCCAGATAATCCGATTCTTTGTTCGTCTCATCCGGCACCTGGGAGCCGTGACAGCTAAAGTCTATAACTACCATATCACCAGGTTTCACCAGGCTGATGAGTTTCTGAAATGCCCTGGCAATGCCCCTCTTATTTGCCTGGTCATCCGGAAGAAAAATGATATTTTTCGTATCAAAGCCCTTTTGCTGTACCAAAAAATCGCGCATCAGCGTAATATCATTGACACATCCTTGGAGCTGATCAGCGTCCAGCAAGTTTGAATAGCGGTTAATACCGGCGAGCAAAGCATATTTATGGGTAACTGGGGGCTGAAAATCAAAACCTTTAGTGTACCCGCCCGCTAAAGGTAAAAACCAGAGTGTGCAAAAAACGAAACAAGCCTGTTTAAAGTGATAATGTGACATCGCAAAGGTTTTAGGGTGACTATCACAATAGAACTATTGCAGAAAATATTGTGACACTCAAATATACATACTGAAAAACAAATAGTTACCGTATTTTTACGGTATTTTTTTATTATTTAATGAAATAAATAAAGCCTTCATATGTATTTAATGCATCGAACAATCCAGGCATCAAAAAAAAGAATTAATTTGTCTTAAATTCCGTTAATTACAATCTGCAAATTAAGATTATACATTTTACCCAATTAGGTTAACTTTAGTTTAAGGTTTAGCATATCCTCGCTGATCTTCTTTTCCAATACCCTTGCATAAATCTGCGTTGTCGCAATCTTGGTATGGCCGAGCATCTTGCTTACTGTTTCGATGGGTACACCGTTTGACAAAGTTACTGTAGTCGCAAAAGTATGCCGGGCGATATGAAAGGTCAATGTTTTTTTAATGCTGCACTGGTCGGCTATCTCTTTAAGGTAGCTGTTAACCTTTTGGTTGGAGAAAACCGGGAAAATGGTATCTAGTTTTGCAGACCTGTAATGATTAAGGTATTTTTCCATAATCCTTTTAGCCCGCGGAAGTACTGGTGTATTCACGGGGATATTTGTTTTTTGCCGAACGGTTTTGATCCAGTCTTCGCCATCTATTCCCTTGACGATATGATCAGTGGTTAGTTTCATCACATCTACATAAGCAAGCCCGGTGTAATAGCAAAAAACAAACAGGTCTTTAACAATGGTCAGGCGCTCAATATCAAAGCTTTTCTTTTCAAGCTTATCTAATTCAAACTGTGTGAGAAAATCCTTTTCAACTTTTTGGTGCCTTATCTTATAATTTTTAAAAGGGTCATTAGCCATCCACTCCAATTTAATCGCCAGGTTGGTCATTTTCCTTACACGGATCAGGTGTTTCATGATACCGTTATTTTGCAGCGGCTTTTGATGGTCTACAGGTTTTATGCGCCCGCAGGAATGTTTCAAAGTCGGCAACAAACTTATAATTGATCTCGTGTAGCAGTAAATTCTTTTTACGGTACTTATTTTCTATGAATTTGGTTAAATAACGCTGAGTTACGAAATAGTGCTTAAGCGTACTCTGTTCCAGTTCATATTTGGCCTGTTCGTTATGGTATTCTACCAGGCGGCTTAATGTGTTAGGTTCTTCGTTATCGGTACCGAAAAAAGCATCCTTGATTGCATTAGGGGTAATTAAACGCCCTTTCAGTTGTAACTGCTGGTAGCAATTACCCAAAGCCATCCTAACTTGTTCTAACCCGTCATTGATTTTACGGTTAGCTTCTTTATTTCTTTTCCCTGCACCTCTCTGCGGGTCCCATTGTTCAGGGTCAATCCATTGTTTTAAAGCAAAATGGATGATCTCGCCTTTGACTGTAATTCGTGCATAGATGGGCGCTTTGCCGTTTTTTAGCTTATCCCCACGGATAATAAACTGGATTCCGAATGTGTTTACCGTCTTCATTTTCTTCTTTTCTTTTTCAATTTTGATACATTTTAGTTCAAATAGGTATTGAAACCTTCGGTTTTTAGCACTAAAAAAGGGTCAAAAAATGGCAAAAAACACCAAAAAATATTGATCGTAATTAATTGATATACAATCAATTAAACCCTTAAATCGTACCTCGAAGGTAAAAATTGAAAACAGGTTACGGAATAGGTATCGTGAAACCCGGAAAAGTTTGATAAAATTTGATATGGCTAAAAATGTAAAAGCCTGTAAATCAATTAATTTACAGGCTTTTTGATATCGGTTGATATCCTAAAAGTGCGCCCACCTGGGCTCGAACCAGGGACCAAAAGATTATGAGTCTTCTACTCTAACCGACTGAGCTATAGGCGCGGTTATTTTTGTGAGTTGCAAAGGTAAAAAAAAGTTGTTTACTTGAAAATGAAATATCACAAAATTTAAAAGTTTGTGAATGTTTATCTCTGGTATTTAATTTTTACTTATTGTATGTTTGCTTCTTAAATAGTCAGAATTACTTATGCCTGGTATTAAAAACATTATATTTGATTACGGAAATGTAATTTTCTCTCTTGATTTTGTAAAAGGTCAGCAAGCTTGGAAAGATTTGGGGATAGTTGACCCCGGTCAGTTTTACGGGCATCGCGCTCAGGATAAAGTGTTTGACGGTTTCGAACGCGGTGACATAGGGGCTGAAGAATTCAGAGCTTACATTCGCGGGAAATTGAGCAATCCCGGATTAAGTGATCAGCAGATTAATAACGCATGGAACAGTATGCTGGTTGGGGTCCCGAAGGGCAATCATGAACTTTTGGCAAATCTCAAATCGCAATATCGCACCTTTTTATTGAGTAATATCAACCCGATTCATTACGACTATATAATGGATTATCTTAAAACCGATTTCGGGTTCGATGGTAATAATCACCTTTTCGAAAAGACGTATTACTCGCACCTTACAGGCAGGCGAAAACCGGAAGCGGAAATTTTCGA of Mucilaginibacter xinganensis contains these proteins:
- a CDS encoding ABC transporter permease is translated as MISLTYLPTPFASFKQIILLCSTKDFIIACGISLLRIVTAFAFASIVGVAIGSVAGVFLKFRAAILPLNSAFRYIPPTAFISLIIIWFGIGEMAKIILIFLAILFYIVQMVADVVKLTPTVYIQAAEMIGLSKFKIFKEVVLKYSYPDIISVLRVNLGAAWTFLIVSELVASQNGLGFLIATSQRFLMTANLFGLLIILGFLGFLSDTLFEVYIKKAGHWRK
- a CDS encoding HAD family hydrolase — translated: MPGIKNIIFDYGNVIFSLDFVKGQQAWKDLGIVDPGQFYGHRAQDKVFDGFERGDIGAEEFRAYIRGKLSNPGLSDQQINNAWNSMLVGVPKGNHELLANLKSQYRTFLLSNINPIHYDYIMDYLKTDFGFDGNNHLFEKTYYSHLTGRRKPEAEIFEMVLNENDLVPAETLFIDDSPQHLETAKKLGIKTYLMTLPDNIQALRFLE
- a CDS encoding caspase family protein yields the protein MSHYHFKQACFVFCTLWFLPLAGGYTKGFDFQPPVTHKYALLAGINRYSNLLDADQLQGCVNDITLMRDFLVQQKGFDTKNIIFLPDDQANKRGIARAFQKLISLVKPGDMVVIDFSCHGSQVPDETNKESDYLDETLIPSDYVNTYDMAKETSILDSDMDGWLNAITKVTSNLTVILDACHSAGATRFLSVKTNRLRPRFIPAILSHQDSLRMTGTRLFVNSRRSFPYVLLSGCQSDELSHEYIDNGTVYGAFTFFLIKELKKADGAVLWPDVIENVKNDVRTHIDDQTPQLLGDHQNSRIFGETAPSVPSFVYVTPLSGQMVELSEGRATGMEIGSVFNVYPPGTLDPGAVKPVAQVEIMSTEAFKSKAKILNGMVSVRNSKAREVEHDYQSVMNIAFQGNWNSAVLAGLKKSLLADKSVEEGRDKADLILLTVKDSVQLYLPGKAGRALSGYIITDLSIHDILNTQLALWKKWVAVLKIENPASQVRFTVAMSKSRDLDLSKRLGHPDYEFKNGENINLLINNTSADTLYFNLLDLKDNGGIDNFSLGMLLGQAANDPVMPGTSVNVPLAMTVRAGQPSSLDVLKIYGTTRDLKLNLLNQAALSGPTGSLAKLMDRDVGKAAKVRLDDWNVLSRIVLITR
- a CDS encoding ABC transporter substrate-binding protein — protein: MWRYLTKNTFKTLYVIAIIFTVSSCTHTPEKKPAFSIGIATWPGFAPGYIGIKKGFFKDLDVKFYIIDDFNARQAAYVSGKTQATIGTIDSYAFDIAHGISGKLALITDQSNGADGIIVKPSIQAVAQLKSKKIAFTRGSPSHFFLLTLLKENGLTMNDITSVQVDDPGKAGEAFLSGNVDGAVTWEPNITQIVQSGKGKILVDTKSKPGILVDAIEFNDGVLANRKGDIQVFIAGWLKSVEYIKSHPDESYKIMADAMKIPSKEFPNMASEIVYADKALNQNWLLADSGRKAKQLFESASEIWYRQGLINKKVSGSGLIIGDFIK
- a CDS encoding CHAT domain-containing tetratricopeptide repeat protein, translated to MTPHLRYPLFLVILLILTIQAKAQTWNKLNDAFVDAFQSGRYKEAEQLGKKALAKSGQVYGMDHLNYATSAYYLGRAERQLGNNDVAEPLLIKASAIRLKKLGVLSKEYIEVYNSLGLLCRDEGRFREAGVILVKVLALNEKTLTSNSVITATSMDNLAGMYFSIGAYEKAEPLFESAVRVKINLLGDKDPHCAVSMNNLGMLFLEKGVFDKAERLFRQALAIYDQAYEPPCPPCATEWNNLGLLYSDRGNDLEAARYFVKALRIKKETSGDSTVSYATTLNNLAVVYQKEGLTAQADSLYQRALAIKLAKLGPQNPEYATGLDNLGAFYLSIKQYDKAAPDIEKGLEIRQTLFSGNNAELAESLNHLAMVAHHRGEFEKARADYQRAMSIRLATLGENHPSYIASLSNMAAVCLALKDSDQAEGYFRKANKTLIRQIKTYFPALSEKEKGLYLGTIDFHFDAFYSFAVARSRARPGLLAEMYDLQLLLKGLLFNTTSRLRVDILGSKNALLINNFREWESLREQLAKAYILGKTSPNYTDMQVDRLQQRIGQLEQYLQKNAAEFGGEFGAALDWSAIPAKLSGNSAAVELVRYTRYAGERTDSICYAALIVTSETKDHPQLVALDNGGQLDGQVLQRYTNSVERQGTARDIIPVKGMLVSQKDLDMLYGQFWAKLQAGLKGITKVYFSPDGAYNLINPNTLRNPQTGKFVFDELDIRLLTSSADLLKRPGSRLPGTPGKAILFGNPAYGMNAFKAGDTPRVVIEDLPGTQTEVSHLNEILVAAHWQPETFVAEKASEQAVKRIRHPGVLHLATHGFYLGDTTQDKRSRYADNPMLYTGLLFAGAARTLNAGSDIADSTREDGVLTGFEAENLDLRQTALVVLSACETGQGDLIRNGEGTYSLERAFKTAGAGAVLYSMWRVNDDVTQKLMAHFYTYWLGGDEMHTALRRAQADIRSAFPDPYYWGAFVLSASP
- a CDS encoding phage integrase SAM-like domain-containing protein, with the translated sequence MKTVNTFGIQFIIRGDKLKNGKAPIYARITVKGEIIHFALKQWIDPEQWDPQRGAGKRNKEANRKINDGLEQVRMALGNCYQQLQLKGRLITPNAIKDAFFGTDNEEPNTLSRLVEYHNEQAKYELEQSTLKHYFVTQRYLTKFIENKYRKKNLLLHEINYKFVADFETFLRAHKTCRPSKAAAK
- a CDS encoding site-specific integrase; this translates as MKHLIRVRKMTNLAIKLEWMANDPFKNYKIRHQKVEKDFLTQFELDKLEKKSFDIERLTIVKDLFVFCYYTGLAYVDVMKLTTDHIVKGIDGEDWIKTVRQKTNIPVNTPVLPRAKRIMEKYLNHYRSAKLDTIFPVFSNQKVNSYLKEIADQCSIKKTLTFHIARHTFATTVTLSNGVPIETVSKMLGHTKIATTQIYARVLEKKISEDMLNLKLKLT